Genomic segment of Streptomyces alboniger:
CCCCGCTCTCGACTCGCTCGCCGCGCTCGGCGCCGAACACGCCGAGAACCCCGCGCCCTTCGACCTCGTCTTCATCGACGCCGACAAGGTCAACAACCCGCACTACGTGGAGTGGTCGCTCAAGCTCACCCGCCCCGGCAGCCTCATCGTCCTCGACAACGTCGTACGCGGCGGCGCCGTCACCGACGCCGCCGACCCGGACCCGAGCGTGCGCGGCACCCGCGCCGCGCTCGACCTCATGGCACGCCACCCCGAGCTGGAGGCGACGGCAATCCAGACGGTGGGCACCAAGGGCTACGACGGCTTCGCGCTGGCCCGCGTACGGGACTGACGGCGCACACGCGTACGGGGCCGTCGGCACGCACGACCGGGGCTCAACCCTCGTGATAGAACCCCACGTTCACGCTCCGCGGCCCCGACCTGTCCTGGATGACCACCTCGCCCGAGCCGCCCCGGCCCAGCGGCGCCGCCCCTCCGTACGCGAGGGAGAGCGCCGCGCCTTCGGACACCACCCGCACCTGCGAGGCGGGGTCGGGGTTCGAGCCGCGCAGCCAGGTCACGGACCAGGCCCCGTCGGGTCCGCAGCGGAACTCCAGGTGCGTACGGGACACGAACAGCCAGTCGTCGGGCGTCACCAGACGGCAGACGCTCGCGTCGCGCCCCACCCGCAGCACCGCACCCGGCTCGCTCGGCGCGTCGGCCATGAGCATGCCCGCGGTCGCGCCCGCATCCGCCCCGGACACCGAGGCCATCGTCAGCTCCAGCACGTATGTACGCTCCTTCAACTCGGCGCGGCGCGAGCGTGGTTGGTCATCGCGCGCTGCGGCATCCTAAGGCCACCTCGGGGCGTACGCACCGCGTTTGACCGCCCGCTTCCTGGCAACTCGCTCCGGGGACAGGTGCGGGGCGGCACGCCGCGCCCCGCACCGTGAGGCCCATCCCCGGGAAGGCACCCATCCATGTCCACAGTCATGATCATCGTTCTGATCGTGGTCGTCGTCGTCCTCGCCGCGGGCGCGTTCGCCGTACTGAACCGCAAGCGACTGAACGCGGGCGGCGGCCACAGCCTGAAGCGGCGCTTCGGCCCCGAGTACGACCGCGCGGTCGCCCGGCACGACGGCGACACGAAAGCGGCCGAACGCGACCTTGAGGAGCGTGTGAAGCGGCACGGCTCCCTGCGTCCGCGGCCGTTGGAGCCCGCGGCACGTGAGCAGTACTCCGCCCGCTGGAACCTCGCCCAGGAGCGCTTCGTCGACTCTCCGCGCGAGGCCGTGGCCGACGCGGACCGGCTCATCGCCGAGCTGGCGGGCGCGCGGGGCTTCCCCGACGCCGGCCACTACGAGGACCAGCTGGACGCGCTCTCCGTGCACCACGCCGCCCACGTCCACGGCTACCGCAGGGTCCATCGCGCCGCGCTCGACACGACGGGCGCCGAGGAGAGCAGGACCGGCACCGAGGAGATGCGCGAGGCCATGATCGAGGCACGGGCCCTCTTCGACGACCTGGTCGCCGACCAGCACGACCACTCCACCGCGCGCTCCGGCAAGCACACGTCCGGCAAGCGTTCGACCGGCATCACCCGAAGGGGAGTCCAGCATGGCTGACACGACGCTGTTCCCGCCCGAGGAGCGCGACAAGCTGACGTTGCGCCTCCAGAACGCCGTCAACGGCTTCGTCGACGGCCCGCGCGGCGCGGTCGAGGAGGTCGACCACGTCCTGGAGGACGCCATCGCCCGCCTCACCGACACCCTGGCCGAACGCCGCCGGGTCCTGCGCTCGTCCTGGCAGACGACGCCGGCCCGCACCACACCGGAGGGCGGCACGCCCCCGGCCGCGGGGATGGCACCGGGCGGCGCCCTGGCCACCGAGGGCGCCCCCGTCGCCCCCGAGGCCTCGGCCACCGACACCGAACAGCTCCGCCTGGCCCTGCGCGACTACCGCGAGACGGCCGAGCGCCTGCTGCGGCTCTGAGCGCCGTCGAGCCGTACGGCAGGATGGCCGCATGAGCATCGTGAAGATCAACGCACTCACCGTTCCCGAGGAACAGCGCGAGATCCTGGAGAAGCGCTTCGCGTCCCGCGCGGGCGCGGTGGAGAACTCCGACGGCTTCGAGTGGTTCGAGCTGCTGCGCCCCATCGAGGGCACCGACCAGTACCTCGTCTACACCCGCTGGCGCGACGAGGCCTCCTTCCAGGCATGGATGGAGGGCCCCATGAAGGCCGCGCACCAGGGTGGCGGCGAGGGCGGCGGCGAGCGGCCGAAGCCCGCCGCTTCCGGGTCCACGGTCTGGTCCTTCGAGGTCGTCCAGCAGGCCGCGCCCAAGAGCTGACCCGGGCCGTACCGGCGCCCCGCGAGCAATTCGCTTGCGGGGCGCCGCTCTTGTGTCCCGAGAATGGCGGCATGACCGAAGCTCCCGCCCGCGCCGCCACCCGCCCCGCCGCCTGGATCATCGCCCCCGAGGCGTACGACTCGGCCGTGGCCGCCGCGCTCTGGCGCGCGTACTACACCGAGGTCAGCGACCGCTGGTACCTGCTGCACGAGGGCAGGACCACCGACCCCGACGAGCTGGAGCGCGAGATCGCCGCGGAGAGCGGCGCCGACCTCGCGCCGCCGCACGGGGTGCTGCTCGTCGCACGGTACGGGGACGAGCCCGGCGGCACGGCGGGCGTACGGCTGCTGGATCCTGCGACCGCCGAGCTGAAGCGCGTGTTCGTACGTGAGGACCTGCGCGGCAAGGGCGGCGCCCCGGTGCTGCTGGCCGCCGCCGAGGACGCGGCCCGCGCGCTCGGCGCCGAGCGGCTCGTCCTCGACACCCGCACCGACCTGGTGGAGGCCCGCGCGCTGTACACGCGGCACGGTTACGAGGAGATCGAGCCCTACGCCGAAAGCGCGTACGCCGAGCACTGGTACGGCAAGAGGCTGGCCCCGGCCGAGGCCTGACCTCATACCGCCCGCAGCCGCGGCGCCCCGTCGTGCGGCCGCTCCGACTCCGACCCGCACAGCTCGCCGCTCAACTCCTCGACCAGCTGGGACAGGTCGGTCGGGCGCTGCGGGCCCCACCAGTCGCCGAGCAGTTCGGACAGGGACTCCTCACGGGCCTTGGCGAGCTTCCTCGCGACCTCGCGGCCGCTGTCCGTCAGGAACATCTCCAGGCCCTGCCGTTCGGCGAGGCGCCGCTCCTCCACCTGGCGGGCCGCCGCGGTGATGACGGTCAGCGGCACGGTGGTGCGCTCGGCGAGCACGGCGGGTTCGACGGATCCGTGCCGGGCGATGCGCAGCAGCAGCCAGCTCGCGGCGGGCAGCAGGTCGTAGCCCGCCCGCGCGGTGATCTTCTCGTAGATCGCCCGGCGGCCCTCCCTGGTGCCGAGGACCGAGAGTGCCCGCGCCACCTCGTCGTAGGAGGAGCGTTCGACGGGGTTGCTGGCCAGTGTCTGTGTCTGGTCGGGCGCGGTGACCGAGCCGCGCAGCTTGTCCTCGCGCAGGAACCAGGCGAGGACGAAGGCGAGGAGCGCGACCGGCGCCGCGTACAGGAAGACGTCCGTGATCGACGAGGCGTACGCGTGCAGGGCGCTGGGCCGCAGGTCGGCGGGGAGGCGCGCGATGCCGCGCGGGTCCGCCTCCAGGGTGGTGACGCTCAGCCTCGGCGGCAGCTGCCGCCCGGCGAGGGCGTCGGTCAGCTTGTCGCCGAGCCGGTTGGTGAAGATCGTGCCGAAGATCGCGACACCGAAGGAGGCGCCGATCGAGCGGAAGAACGTCGCGCCGGAGGTGGCGACGCCCAGGTCCTCGTAGCCGACCGCGTTCTGCACGATGAGCACCAGCACCTGCATGACCAGACCGAGGCCCAGGCCGAAGACGAAGAAGTACGCGCTCATCTCGCCCGTGGAGCTGTGCTCGTCGAGCTGGTGGAGGAGGAGCAGGCCGAGCGTGGTGACGGCCGTGCCCGCGACGGGGAAGACCTTCCAGCGGCCGGTGCGGCTGACGATCTGCCCGGACGCGGTCGTCGACAGGAGCATGCCGGCCACCATCGGCAGCATGTGCACGCCCGACATGGTGGGTGAGACGCCCTGGACGACCTGGAGGAACGTCGGCAGATAGGTCATCGCCCCGAACATCGCGAAGCCCACGATGAAGCTGATGACCGCGGAGAGCGTGAAGGTGCGGACGCGGAACAGTTTCAGCGGGATCACCGGTTCGGCGGCCTTGCGCTCCACGGCCACGAAGGCGGCGGCGAGGACCACGCCGAGCACCGCGAGGCCGATGATCTGCGGCGAGCCCCAGTCCCAGGTGGTGCCGCCGAGCGAGGCGACGAGGACGAGGCAGGTGGCGACGGACGCGATGAGGAAGGTGCCGAGGTAGTCGATGGTGTGCTTGGTGTCGCGCACCGGGATGTGCAGGGTGGTGGCGATGACGAGGAGCGCGATCACGCCGATGGGCAGGTTGACGTAGAAGACCCAGCGCCAGCTGAGGTGCTCGGTGAAGAGGCCGCCGAGCAGCGGTCCGAGGACGCTGGTCGCGCCGAACACCGCGCCGAACAGGCCCTGGTACTTGCCGCGTTCGCGCGGCGACACGAGGTCGCCGACGATCGCCATGGACAGCACCATGAGGCCGCCGCCGCCGAGTCCCTGCAACGCCCGGAAGCCGATGAGCTGCGGCATGTTCTGCGCCATTCCGCACAGCGCCGAGCCGACCAGGAAGATCACGATCGCGGTCAGGAAGAGCTTCTTTCGGCCGTATTGGTCGCCGAGCTTTCCCCAGAGCGGGGTCGCGGCCGTCGCGGCGAGCATGTACGCGGTGACGACCCACGACAGGTGGTCCATGCCGCCCAGCTCGCTGACGATCGTCGGCAGGGCGGTCGAGACGATGGTCTGGTCGAGGGCCGCGAGCAGCATGCCGAGGAGCAGCGCGCCGATGGAGACCAGCACGCCGCCCGGCGGATGCCCGTTCGCTCCCTGACCGTGCGCGGGGTCGGGGCCCGGCCCCGAGGGGCGGGCACTGACGTCCTGCGTCATGGGCACCTCCTGGGAGTGCGGGGTCCGCCTGTGGCTGAGGGTGCTCCCTCTCCATCGTGGTCCGTGTGACCGGTTATGGCCTGTTGAGGCGAGGCTCTGCATAATCGCTGGAGTTCTCGGGCGGGCGGGGCACGGGAGGGGGCGCGGCGATGACCGGACAGGACGGGCTGCGGTGCCCCCGCTGCGGCGTGCCGCGCGCGCCGGGCACCGCCCCGGAGTGCGACTGCGCCCGCCACACGGCGGACGCGGCCCACCGGACGCGCCGCGCGGAGGCGGCAGCGGCGGAGGACTTCGACCCGCTGCGGATACGTCCGTACGTCTCGCTGCCGGATCCGGATGCGGGGGCCACGAACAGGGACCCGGCCCCCGCGCCACCTGCCCCCCGCCCGGCCTCCGCGCCCGGTCCAGGCCGATCCGGCGGGGCCGCTGCGACAGGGGCAAAGACCCCACCGGACCAGGCAGCGGACGGCACCGCCGCCTACGCCCCCACCCCGCACACGCGGCGGGCCCGTACGCGCCGGTATCTCCTGCTCGGCGGCGGGGCCGGCGCCGTCGCTCTCGTCGTCGGCGGTGTCGTGTTCGCTTCCGGGCTGTTCTCCTCGGCCGGCGACCGGCCGGAGCGGGGCCGGGCGCTGCCGGGCGGTGCCCCCGCGTCCGCCTCCGCGGGCCCGGCGGAACCCGCACCGCCCACGGTGAAACCGTCCGCCTCCGCCACCCGCACCCCCTCCACCGCGCCCCGCCGCGCCGCCGCCCCGCCCGCGCCCACCCGCTCGACGGCCCCGCCGTCGTCCTCGCCCTCGTCGCGGCCGTCGTCACCGCCGTCGACGGCACGTGCCACGGGCTCGGTGGGCGCGGAGCCGTCCCGGACACCCCCCGGACCGTCCGCCCCCGCGGTCCTCCGCGAGGGCGACGAGGGCCCCGCGGTCGCGGAACTCCAGGGCCGCCTGGCCCAGCTCCACCTGTACACGGGCGAGCGGGACGGCACGTACAGCCGTGCCGTCACCGTCGCGGTCCTGCGCTATCAGTGGGCGCGCGACCTGACCTCCGACCCCCCGGGAGCGTACGGCCGCCAGACGCGACGCAGCCTGGAGTCGGAGACCGAGGAGCCGTAAGTCCCGTGGTCGGGGGCGCCGCACCGGGTATACGGCTCTGCGTGAAAGATCACCGCACCACCCCGCAGGCAGCAGCAGGACCCACGGCGCTCAAGAAGGCCCTGACCACCCCGCTCCTGTACTTCTTCATCCTCGGAGACGTCCTGGGCGCGGGCGTGTACGTCCTGGTGGGCCAGGTCGCGGCCGACTCCGGAGGCGCCGTATGGGTGCCGCTGGTCGTGGCGCTCTGCCTGGCGCTGCTGACGGCCGCCTCGTACGCCGAACTGGTGACGAAGTACCCGCGCGCGGGCGGCGCGTCCCACTACGCGACCCTGGCGTACGGGCCCTTCGCGGGGTTCCTCGCCGGGTTCTGCATGCTCGCCGCGGGCATCGTGTCGGTCGCGGCGCTGGCGCGCGGCTTCGCCGGCGACTACCTGACCGAGTTCGTCACGCTCCCGGTGGTCCTGGTCGTCATCGTCTTCCTCGCCGCCCTCGCGCTGCTGAACGCGCGCGGCATCAGGGAGTCGACGCGGGCCAACGCGGTCGCCACGGTCGTCGAGGTGAGCGGCCTCCTGCTCGTGATCGGGCTCGGCCTGTGGATCGTGCTGCGCGGGGACGGCGACCTGGGGCGGCTGACGGAGCTGGGCACCGACAGCCACGGGCCCGCGGCGGCCGTGCTGAGCGGGGCGGTGCTCGCCTACTACTCGTTCGTCGGCTTCGAGACGTCCGTGAACGTGGCCGAGGAGACCCGTGACCCGCGCCGCTCCTACCCGAGGGCGCTCTTCGGCGCCCTGGTGACGGCGGGAGCGGTGTACGCGCTGGTGGGGGCCGCCGCGGCGGCGGCCGTGCCGACCGGGACGCTGGCCGGGTCCAGCGGGCCGCTGCTCGAAGTGGTGCGGGAGGCGGGCGGTGTCCCCACGGAGCTGTTCAGCGCCGTCGCGCTGGTGGCGGTCGCCAACGGCGCGCTGCTCACCGGCATCATGTCGTCGCGCCTCGCGTACGGCATGGCACGGGACGGCCTGCTGCCGGGGTTCCTGACGAAGGTGCTGCCGGTGCGGCGCACGCCGTGGGCCTCGATCGCCGCCACGACGGCACTGTCGCTGCTGCTCGCACTGACCGGCGACGTGGCCACGCTCGCCTCGACGCTGGTCCTGCTCCTGCTGGTGGTCTTCTTCCTCGTCAACACGGCGGCCCTCGTCCTGCGCCGCGACACGCCCGCCCGGGACCACTTCCGGGCGCCGACGGCGGTGCCGGTCCTCGGCGCGGCGTCCTGCGTCGCGCTCGCGACTCAGATCGAGGGCGAGGTGTGGGCGAGGGGCCTGATCGTGCTGGCGGCGGGCGCGGTGTGCGGGGCCGTGGCGGCGGCACGGATGCGGCACCGCCGTGACTGAGCCACGGCGGGCGGCGCCGCAGTGGCGGCACGGGACCCACTGCGGCGCCGCAGTGGTGGCACGGGACGCGCGCACGCCTCCACGGCCGGCACGTGCGGTGCGACCCCACGGCCCGCACGTGCGGTGCCGGTGGTGACGGCACGGGTGGGCCGCCGCGCGCAGCACGGGACGCGGCGCCGCAGTGGCGGCACGGATACGCCGCGACCGAGCCCCGGCGCCCCCGCAGCCCGGTCACACCACCTCGGCAGGTTCAGCCGAGCGCCGACCGAACCGGCAGAACCTCAGCCAGACGCCGGCCAAACCGGCGGAACCTCAGTTAGACGCCGAACCTCAGCCGAACGTCAGCCGGAACTCCCCGCCCCCCGCATCGGCGATCCGTACCCCCGTCAGGTCGTCGACGTGCACGGTCGGTCCCAGGGCGGCGGCTCGCGCGCCGACGCCCACCACGCGCATACCGGCTGCCCGGCCTGCGAGGATGCCCGCCTCCGAGTCCTCGAAGACCAGGCAGTCCGCCGGGTCGAAGCCGAGTTCCGCCGCCCCCTTGAGGAACCCCTCGGGGTCCGGCTTGCTCGCGCCGACGCTCTCGGCGGTCACCCGCACATCCGGCAGGCCGAGCCCCGCCGCGGCCATCCGCCCGGTGGACAGCGGCACGTCGGCGGACGTCACGAGCGCGTGCGGCAGCCGGAGTCCGGCGAGCGCGGCCATGAAGGCGGGCGCGCCGGGTATCGGTACGACGCCCTCCATGTCGGCGGTCTCCGCGGCGAGCATCTCGCGGTTCTCCGCGTAGTTCTCCGCCATGGGCCGCTCCGGCAGCAGCACCGCCATGGACGCGTACCCCTGGCGTCCGTGGACGACCTTGATGACCTCGTCGAAGTCGAGCCCGTGCCGGTCGGCCCAGCGCCGCCAGCAGCGCTCCACGACGGCGTCCGAGTTCACGAGGGTGCCGTCCATGTCGAGGAGGACGGCCCGGGCGGTCAGAACAGAGTCGGCGGTCGTGGCCGTCATCGACGTACTCCAGAGCGCAGAGGAAGACCCCGCAACGGAGGAAGGTCCCGCAACGGGAAGATCAAGGCGGCCCCGCCCGCCGGTCAGGGAGTACGGGCGGAGCCACTTTGTTCCTGCACGGTACAAAACGAGGGCGCCAAAAGCCAACGCCGCAGGTCAGACCGGTCAAGCCCGCCAAAAAGGACTGACGTCACGCAATCGCCTCGTAGAGGCTCCACACACCGAGCCCCAGCATCAGCAGCGCCGCGATCTTCGTGATGAGTGCCAGCGGAACCCTCTTCATCAGCGCCTTTCCGCCGACGATGCCGAGCCCGGCGACCGCCCACAGCGCGAGCACGGCGCCGAGGCCGACGGAGAGCGGGTCGTCGTAGCGGGCGGCCAGGTTCGCCGTCATGATCTGCGTCAGATCGCCGAACTCGGCGACCAGGATGAGCATGAAGCCCGCCCCCGACACCTTCCAGAAGCTCTGGTCCTCGGGCTGCCTGACCTCTTCCTCCTCGCCGCCGCCCTTCAGGAGCAGCATCGCGGCGCCGCCGAGGAAGAGGACACCGGTCAGCGCGTGGACCAGTTGCTGCGGCAGCAGGGTCAGGACGCTGCCCGCCGCGACAGCGAGCACCACATGGACGGCGAAGGCCGCCGCGACGCCCGCGAAGACGTACGAGGCGCGGTAGCGCGTGCCGAGGACGAGTCCGGCCAGGGCCGTCTTGTCCGGCAGCTCGGCAAGGAAGACGACGCCGAAGACGAGCGCCATCACGCTGATGCTGATCAAGGGTTCCTCAATCGGTCGGGGCCGCCCCACCGAGAGTGTTCCACCGCTTCGCGCACGACACCTCGGCATGGCAGCGCACACGGACGCGTACGGGCGTACGCGTCGGGTCACTGCTTGCCGAAGGTCTCGCTGGCCTGCCCCACAGGGCCTGCCTCCGGGCGCCGGCTCAGACGAGCTGAGCAGTATGTCGACGGTCCGGCGAAGAGCTACTCCCCTTCTGCGCCGCCCATCGTACGGGACGGCGCACGGCCCGCGGCCAGGGCCTTTCGGCCCGCGCCGGAGTGACGTGGATCACTCGAAAGCAACTGCCGCCCCGCTCAATGCGCCTGACGCCGCGCCAGAACTATTGAATTGTGCACCTCATTGACGCGACCCTGTCATCACACGCACATCCACCCGCAACCCCACCACCCGAGCATGACCGCCCCACCGGTCAACTTCCCCCCACTCCAAGGGAGTTCGCATGTCCGCTGTCTACGCGCGTCACCACACGGCCCCGAAGCGGCGCCTTGCCGCCCTCGGCGGCGCCGCCCTGCTGGCCTGCGCGGCCGTCCTCACCACCGGCACCCCCGCCCAGGCCGCCCCCCCGGCCCCGGTCGACGCCGCCACCGCCCGCACCTACCTCGGCGAACTCACCGTCAGGGCCGAGGGCTCGTCCGACGGCTACAGCCGCGCCAAGTTCCCGCACTGGAGCACCCAGTCCGGCGCATGCAACACCCGCGAGGTCGTCCTCAAGCGCGACGGCACGAACGTCCAGCAGGACGCCAGTTGCGCTGCCGTCTCCGGAACGTGGAAGTCCCCCTACGACGGGGGCACCTGGACCGCCGCGTCCGACGTCGACATCGACCACGTCGTACCGCTCTCCGAGGCCTGGAGGTCCGGAGCCAGCGGCTGGACCACCGAGCGGCGCCAAGGCTTCGCCAACGACCTGTCCCAGCCCCAGCTGATCGCCGTCACCGACAACGTCAACCAGGCCAAGGGCGACAAGGACCCCGCCGAGTGGATGCCGCCCACCGGCTCCTACCACTGCTTCTACGCCCGGATGTGGGTGGACGTGAAGCACCACTACAAGCTCACGGTGAACGCCGAGGAGAAGAGCGCGCTGACCTCGGTCCTCAACGGCTGCTGACCGGCCGCCGACGGCCGACGGCCGCGGGACTCCGGACGCGGACAGCCCGGAACCACCCCGCCCGCCTCCGTCGTTCCGTACCGTACGGGGCGACGGAGGAGGGTGATCACCTGTGGCACGGCTGCGGCTCGGTCCACTGCTGAGGTACGTCGACGGCTCCACGGCGACGGTCTGGGTCGAGGCCGACCGGCCCTGCACCGCCGAGGTGCGGTGCGCGGACGGCGCGCACGGCTCGGCACGCACCTTCCAGATCGCCGGGCACCACTACGCCCTGATCCCGGTCACGGGCCTGACGCCGGGCACCGAGACGGCGTACGAGGTACGGCTCGGGACGGGCACGGGCGAGCGGGAGCCGGGCACGGTCTGGCCCCTGCCCGGCTCCCGCTTCCCCGCGAGCACCATCCGCACGCCCGCCGGGGACGGCGCCGACGAGCTGCGCGTCACCTTCGGATCCTGCCGCTGGGCCGCGCCGCCGCCCGGCGAGGACGACCCCGTGGGGCCCGACGCCCTGGACACGCTCGCCGCCCGCATCGCCGCGGACCCGGCCGCGCGCCCCGACGTCCTGCTCCTCCTGGGCGACCAGGTGTACGCGGACCAGACCTCGAAGGCGACCCGGCGCTGGCTCGCGGCCCGCCGGGACCTCTCGGAGCCCCCGGGCGCCCAGGTCGCCGACTACGAGGAGTACACGCACCTCTATGACGAGTCCTGGCTCGACCCCGAGGTGCGCTGGCTGCTGTCCACCGTGCCCAGCTGCATGATCTTCGACGACCACGACGTCATCGACGACTGGAACACCAGCGCGGCCTGGCTCGCCGAGAT
This window contains:
- a CDS encoding FHA domain-containing protein — protein: MLELTMASVSGADAGATAGMLMADAPSEPGAVLRVGRDASVCRLVTPDDWLFVSRTHLEFRCGPDGAWSVTWLRGSNPDPASQVRVVSEGAALSLAYGGAAPLGRGGSGEVVIQDRSGPRSVNVGFYHEG
- a CDS encoding MFS transporter gives rise to the protein MTQDVSARPSGPGPDPAHGQGANGHPPGGVLVSIGALLLGMLLAALDQTIVSTALPTIVSELGGMDHLSWVVTAYMLAATAATPLWGKLGDQYGRKKLFLTAIVIFLVGSALCGMAQNMPQLIGFRALQGLGGGGLMVLSMAIVGDLVSPRERGKYQGLFGAVFGATSVLGPLLGGLFTEHLSWRWVFYVNLPIGVIALLVIATTLHIPVRDTKHTIDYLGTFLIASVATCLVLVASLGGTTWDWGSPQIIGLAVLGVVLAAAFVAVERKAAEPVIPLKLFRVRTFTLSAVISFIVGFAMFGAMTYLPTFLQVVQGVSPTMSGVHMLPMVAGMLLSTTASGQIVSRTGRWKVFPVAGTAVTTLGLLLLHQLDEHSSTGEMSAYFFVFGLGLGLVMQVLVLIVQNAVGYEDLGVATSGATFFRSIGASFGVAIFGTIFTNRLGDKLTDALAGRQLPPRLSVTTLEADPRGIARLPADLRPSALHAYASSITDVFLYAAPVALLAFVLAWFLREDKLRGSVTAPDQTQTLASNPVERSSYDEVARALSVLGTREGRRAIYEKITARAGYDLLPAASWLLLRIARHGSVEPAVLAERTTVPLTVITAAARQVEERRLAERQGLEMFLTDSGREVARKLAKAREESLSELLGDWWGPQRPTDLSQLVEELSGELCGSESERPHDGAPRLRAV
- a CDS encoding TMEM165/GDT1 family protein gives rise to the protein MISISVMALVFGVVFLAELPDKTALAGLVLGTRYRASYVFAGVAAAFAVHVVLAVAAGSVLTLLPQQLVHALTGVLFLGGAAMLLLKGGGEEEEVRQPEDQSFWKVSGAGFMLILVAEFGDLTQIMTANLAARYDDPLSVGLGAVLALWAVAGLGIVGGKALMKRVPLALITKIAALLMLGLGVWSLYEAIA
- a CDS encoding HNH endonuclease family protein, whose translation is MSAVYARHHTAPKRRLAALGGAALLACAAVLTTGTPAQAAPPAPVDAATARTYLGELTVRAEGSSDGYSRAKFPHWSTQSGACNTREVVLKRDGTNVQQDASCAAVSGTWKSPYDGGTWTAASDVDIDHVVPLSEAWRSGASGWTTERRQGFANDLSQPQLIAVTDNVNQAKGDKDPAEWMPPTGSYHCFYARMWVDVKHHYKLTVNAEEKSALTSVLNGC
- a CDS encoding peptidoglycan-binding domain-containing protein yields the protein MTGQDGLRCPRCGVPRAPGTAPECDCARHTADAAHRTRRAEAAAAEDFDPLRIRPYVSLPDPDAGATNRDPAPAPPAPRPASAPGPGRSGGAAATGAKTPPDQAADGTAAYAPTPHTRRARTRRYLLLGGGAGAVALVVGGVVFASGLFSSAGDRPERGRALPGGAPASASAGPAEPAPPTVKPSASATRTPSTAPRRAAAPPAPTRSTAPPSSSPSSRPSSPPSTARATGSVGAEPSRTPPGPSAPAVLREGDEGPAVAELQGRLAQLHLYTGERDGTYSRAVTVAVLRYQWARDLTSDPPGAYGRQTRRSLESETEEP
- a CDS encoding antibiotic biosynthesis monooxygenase family protein; this encodes MSIVKINALTVPEEQREILEKRFASRAGAVENSDGFEWFELLRPIEGTDQYLVYTRWRDEASFQAWMEGPMKAAHQGGGEGGGERPKPAASGSTVWSFEVVQQAAPKS
- a CDS encoding APC family permease, with amino-acid sequence MKDHRTTPQAAAGPTALKKALTTPLLYFFILGDVLGAGVYVLVGQVAADSGGAVWVPLVVALCLALLTAASYAELVTKYPRAGGASHYATLAYGPFAGFLAGFCMLAAGIVSVAALARGFAGDYLTEFVTLPVVLVVIVFLAALALLNARGIRESTRANAVATVVEVSGLLLVIGLGLWIVLRGDGDLGRLTELGTDSHGPAAAVLSGAVLAYYSFVGFETSVNVAEETRDPRRSYPRALFGALVTAGAVYALVGAAAAAAVPTGTLAGSSGPLLEVVREAGGVPTELFSAVALVAVANGALLTGIMSSRLAYGMARDGLLPGFLTKVLPVRRTPWASIAATTALSLLLALTGDVATLASTLVLLLLVVFFLVNTAALVLRRDTPARDHFRAPTAVPVLGAASCVALATQIEGEVWARGLIVLAAGAVCGAVAAARMRHRRD
- a CDS encoding HAD family hydrolase; protein product: MTATTADSVLTARAVLLDMDGTLVNSDAVVERCWRRWADRHGLDFDEVIKVVHGRQGYASMAVLLPERPMAENYAENREMLAAETADMEGVVPIPGAPAFMAALAGLRLPHALVTSADVPLSTGRMAAAGLGLPDVRVTAESVGASKPDPEGFLKGAAELGFDPADCLVFEDSEAGILAGRAAGMRVVGVGARAAALGPTVHVDDLTGVRIADAGGGEFRLTFG
- a CDS encoding GNAT family N-acetyltransferase codes for the protein MTEAPARAATRPAAWIIAPEAYDSAVAAALWRAYYTEVSDRWYLLHEGRTTDPDELEREIAAESGADLAPPHGVLLVARYGDEPGGTAGVRLLDPATAELKRVFVREDLRGKGGAPVLLAAAEDAARALGAERLVLDTRTDLVEARALYTRHGYEEIEPYAESAYAEHWYGKRLAPAEA